A portion of the Diprion similis isolate iyDipSimi1 chromosome 4, iyDipSimi1.1, whole genome shotgun sequence genome contains these proteins:
- the LOC124405634 gene encoding piezo-type mechanosensitive ion channel component isoform X9: MRFGSGRAGLLQDSTGSVIIQDGHHDDSIQMQSMSEGATEEQPGVFEQVIMAFYAIFQLIIQSSYLATNIVMMAWSITYHSWTTFVLLLWAIILWMVPNKRSWMMKCSPFIVMYATLLLITQFIFNLNLTKDELPDMIYDVELSQIGFTKTDQLHSWHLLVKCLYTTMFWITMRQYMVERKQQRRSSALRDMVAPLHVSVSTATTAMQQEMPEIRSKFMKDVGTLIQRILTKFWIAVVAIMLFTSGITGERMTVFRIIYMSLFLVFVITFQISWFAWRRMMYGFWITVIAYSVIMLILVYTYQFHKFDDYWTYINVDKDLQKDIGLETYQTKDLFVRLLTPTFFVIITVVQMHYFHQDFLNVTDIEKMRPVAATDVSQNQTNEPQAETSVAAAVGQIPRSIYTLKQLKQMSKMEKKALLQQVLKRLHNFYNHVWLFLEIHMEKIIFSSMMLLCVSDVCAIHFLFVLTIVIAINLRQSIQIAAIKVMTATIAVLMVIKMLYQIEYISHNSYDRNCTNNISANDSPLASNQTIYNIAEWIGMRKELPNRLPILLKGYIGIITVTTFRGIILVRQMFYRQMRGLSLKTPLIMFPSITRKDADMGIIECLKFLFNYGFYKFGLELCFIAIIALISTRLDFYSVLYAAWLGFLYCFRRPTLSKLWPIFQCFGILIIPIQYFIVVAPPPWLCIKYPWYESEFLRDLQEWMFFPDPDFPPNSKKLLCDFFLLLMITRQRLVFYIEALQKETGEEYSAGHNYSVYMDMEKPHFINPVGDFVSHAHTWLDVIKRGVLSSLLWISLSIMFLAGTNRTNLFSLGYLVGAFVFLWQGSDFYLRPIRIILKWWNVLIGYNITVIMLKTVLQGIGCIYMEELEDSACWLVQLLGIACLKKFKSNVPGGFIDDKCRVPREDIGMVWDALCFAFLIMQKRLFKSYYFFHIVDETKAMSILASRGAELLEELHEKRIEKQDSMEKTILEKLKFKMDKIKASQKKIMGPVYKDPVSHRADLLYPGSRPLYRRRPPTTNREAVRSGDYYMFDDMDDDDVSELVADDEDKKEEKKQRKRDPPGRRMTISELVNTVLKTDIEIATHVALHGGTPQDALQIRRRSEPMTRKKSSMSYLSARSETDTAAPVDDRDDARSIDSADQDGAEREMRADDLTRTSIPSEDEDENVEDEKKISITTYFKFVWAFINSAIVSMTKHLNIYSQDYRYIRKVLTEEKKNLKQKPDFRTGTRLGISQIWQPITKTQQASSTSTIGNNTDETSEEGSRPVGQPRRLQDRKESSLTVPHIRILAPSLERGLDMSSSSSSSIISQTTISHPDEGQAELSEKDQPPIIQLLVSIWFVILAHSNLMCYFMVFLHQIKNASILSLPLPLMVFLWGTLTIPRPSKTFWVTLIAYTEIVVIIKCVFQFAVLPWNNDAPTNKPFLAQRIIGIERKSNYALWDLLILLIVFFHRLMLKSLGQWNTSTPKARKVIPSHLLIDTTQSPIVGDRGQGEQTVVRTEDVLIEDNNQIRRESLRRSGDERDLSSLAGDNDRTLIIRTEEIDPCDENLTTAIGMTAKKYVEPMKIYFQNILNANGKEKTNVYAYMFFCDFFNFLLIIFGFSAFGTQQGDGGVAAYLSENRVPMPFLLMLLLQFALIVIDRALFLRKYILGKLIFQYCLVVGIHIWMFFILPSVTERQFNEKLPPQIWYMVKCFYLLLAAYQLRLGYPTRILGNFLCKKYSIVNYCLFKLFMIVPFLFELRAVMDWIWTDTSMTIMDWFKMEDIFASIYQLKCMRGVETDFPQPRGIKKQQMSKYLTGGIALFLMIGIIWFPLLLFALGGTVGVSNIPYEVSMKLRIGSYEPIYAMSAQNSSITTYSDTEFTKLQQLYATDRSAATFLENYIHSDVAAVKLGASSRRLWAISPPDLDRLKAELNSSLTVTMHVEWSVARKTDVKDVGEVATTLRDIQLPATINGQPNRLRLALLKMLTLQDQTTDGSSVSSEIITLFNAFPKFLKVTNRLTDVVPQLMNFPEIVREDETNTDYLYRNVTLMLSGNFNCCAPQKWWIVNEDCTDIIYTNRLKEIPENDCKNIMMLLFNDKAFPKELSFISGVGILGLYTTAVILVSQMLRRNVSEMAPKIMFEDLPYVDRILRLCLDIYLVRESGELCLEEDLFAKLIFLYRSPETLIRWTRPPEPGEQADDNEDGNAEEREEHGGMQAA, from the exons ATGCGGTTTGGTTCTGGACGGGCTGGACTTCTTCAAGATTCAACGGGTAGCGTCATTATTCAAGACGGGCATCACGATGACAGTATTCAGATGCAGTCCATGAGTGAAG GGGCCACAGAAGAGCAGCCTGGGGTATTTGAACAAGTTATCATGGCATTCTACGCAATATTTCAACTTATAATTCAGTCATCGTATTTGGCTACAAATATTGTCATGATG GCTTGGAGTATAACGTATCACAGTTGGACAACATTTGTTCTCCTATTGTGGGCAATAATATTATGGATGGTGCCAAACAAGCGATCATGGATGATGAAGTGTTCTCCTTTCATCGTTATGTATGCAACTCTGCTACTAATCACgcaattcatatttaatttgaACCTAACTAAGGATGAGCTACCAGATATGATTTATGATGTTGAACTCTCGCAGATTGGATTTACTAAAACTGACCAATTACATAGTTGGCATCTCCTTGTGAag TGTCTTTATACGACTATGTTTTGGATAACAATGAGACAATACATGGTGGAACGAAAACAACAACGCCGATCATCTGCCTTAAGAGATATGGTAGCTCCTCTTCATGTATCTGTCTCGACAGCAACTACAGCGATGCAACAAGAGATGCCGGAGATAAGAAGTAAATTTATGAAAGATGTTGGAACATTAATTCAACGGATACTAACGAAATTTTGGATTGCTGTTGTCGCTATTATGTTATTCACCAGTGGTATCACCGGTGAGCGCATGACAGTATTTAGAATCATTTATATGTCGCTGTTCCTTGTCTTCGTCATCACTTTCCAG atatcatgGTTTGCTTGGAGAAGAATGATGTATGGATTTTGGATCACTGTTATTGCATACTCCGTCATTATGCTCATCCTTGTCTATACCTACcaatttcacaaatttgaCGATTATTGGACATACATAAACGTTGATAAAGACTT gCAGAAGGATATAGGCTTAGAAACATATCAGACGAAGGATCTTTTTGTACGCCTACTAACACCTACGTTTTTTGTCATAATCACCGTCGTGCAGATGCACTATTTTCATCAAGACTTTTTGAACGTGACAGATATTGAAAAGATGAG GCCTGTAGCAGCCACAGACGTCAGCCAAAATCAGACAAATGAACCTCAAGCAGAGACCTCAGTTGCCGCTGCTGTAGGACAAATACCAAGATCAATATACACGCTGAAGCAGTTGAAAC AAATGTCAAAGATGGAGAAAAAGGCACTTCTTCAACAAGTTCTAAAGCGCTTGCACAACTTCTATAACCATGTTTGGTTATTCCTGGAAATTCACAtggagaaaattatattttcttcaatgatGCTGCTCTGCGTCAGTGAT GTATGTGCAATTCACTTCCTGTTTGTCCTTACAATAGTGATAGCGATAAATCTTCGACAGAGCATACAGATAGCTGCAATCAAGGTAATGACCGCGACTATAGCAGTTCTGATGGTCATTAAAATGCTCTATCAAATAGAATACATCAGCCACAACAGCTATGATAGGAATTGTACA AACAACATATCTGCTAATGACTCGCCACTTGCTTCGAACCAAACGATCTATAATATTGCAGAATGGATAGGAATGAGGAAAGAGCTACCAAACAGGCTGCCTATACTCTTGAAGGGATACATTGGCATAATAACTGTAACTACGTTTCGAGGAATCATTTTAGTGCGACAAATGTTCTATAGGCAGATGAGAGGCCTCTCTTTGAAAACTCCACTGATCATGTTCCCAAGTATCACAAGGAAAGACGCAGATATGGGAATCATTGAGTGTCTGAAGTTCTTGTTCAATTACGGGTTTTATAAATTTGGCCTTGAATTGTGTTTTATAGCAATTATTGCTCTCATCAGCACCAGACTTGACTTTTATTCCGTACTCTACGCAGCCTGGCTGGGGTTTTTATACTGCTTCCGCAGACCCACATTGTCTAAATTATGGCCGATTTTTCAGTGCTTTGGTATTCTGATCATACCCATACAATATTTCATTGTAGTTGCTCCACCACCATGGCTCTGCATTA AATACCCGTGGTATGAATCGGAGTTTCTTCGTGATTTACAGGAGTGGATGTTCTTTCCAGACCCAGACTTTCCAccaaattcaaaaaaacttcttt gtgacttttttcttctactcaTGATCACACGTCAACGACTGGTCTTTTATATCGAGGCGTTGCAAAAAGAAACTGGTGAAGAATATTCAGCAGGTCATAATTACAGCGTGTATATGGATATGGAGAAACCACATTTTATTAATCCTGTGGGAGATTTTGTGTCACACGCTCATACATGGCTAGACGTCATTAAGCGGGGGGTACTCTCCAGCTTGCTCTGGATATCACTGTCCATCATGTTCTTAGCTGGTACCAACAGAACCAATCTCTTCTCGTTAGGATACTTGGTTGGAGCATTTGTGTTTCTCTGGCAGGGTAGTGATTTCTATCTTCGTCCGATAAGAATTATCCTAAAATGGTGGAACGTTTTGATTGGTTATAACATCACAGTCATTATGCTAAAGACAGTGTTACAAGGGATTGGATGCATATACATGGAAGAG CTCGAAGATTCTGCTTGTTGGCTTGTTCAACTCCTGGGTATTGCAtgcctgaagaaattcaagagtAACGTACCTGGAGGTTTTATAGATGACAAGTGTCGGGTACCAAGGGAGGATATTGGAATGGTTTGGGATGCATTATGCTTTGCATTTCTGATAATGCAAAAGCGACTGTTCAAGAGCTATTACTTCTTCCATATCGTAGATGAGACCAAAGCAATGAGCATCCTAGCTTCTCGAGGTGCTGAACTCCTCGAAGAGTTACACGAAAAGAGAATAGAAAAGCAAGACTCAatggaaaaaacaattttggaaaaacttaaattcaaaatggacAAGATCAAAGCGAgtcaaaagaaaataatgggCCCTGTTTACAAAGATCCAGTTTCCCATCGTGCTG ATTTACTCTATCCAGGATCGCGACCATTGTACAGACGTCGTCCTCCAACGACTAACAGAGAGG CCGTTAGATCCGGTGACTACTACATGTTTGACGATATGGATGATGACGATGTCAGTGAATTAGTTGCCGATGATGAAGAtaagaaggaagagaaaaaacaacgaaagcGAGACCCACCTGGACGTAGAATGACCATTTCAGAG TTGGTGAACACTGTTTTAAAGACAGATATAGAGATAGCAACGCATGTCGCCTTGCACGGGGGAACGCCTCAAGATGCCCTCCAAATTCGACGGCGCAGTGAACCGATGACCCGCAAGAAATCATCAATGTCCTATCTCAGTGCTCGCTCTGAAACAGATACTGCTGCACCTGTTGAT GATCGGGATGATGCTAGAAGTATAGATTCGGCAGACCAGGACGGAGCAGAAAGGGAGATGAGGGCGGATGATCTGACAAGGACTTCTATTCCCTCAGAGGATGAAGATGAGAACGTGGAagacgagaagaaaatttcgattacCACATACTTCAAGTTTGTCTGGGCGTTTATCAACAGTGCCATTGTGTCCATGACAAAACACTTGAATATTTACTCACAGGACTATCGGTACATACGAAAGGTTTTgaccgaagaaaaaaagaacttgaAG CAAAAACCCGACTTCAGAACCGGTACACGTTTGGGAATCAGTCAAATATGGCAACCAATAACTAAAACCCAACAAGC ATCTTCGACATCAACGATCGGCAACAACACTGATGAAACATCCGAAGAGGGCAGCCGACCTGTGGGCCAACCCCGTCGCCTCCAAGATAG GAAAGAGAGCTCGCTGACGGTGCCGCACATTCGTATCCTGGCGCCTAGTTTGGAGCGAGGATTAGATAtgtcttcctcctcctccag TTCCATCATATCCCAAACAACTATATCACATCCAGATGAAGGTCAGGCAGAATTATCTGAAAAGGATCAACCACCGATAATCCAACTATTGGTTTCAATTTGGTTTGTGATATTAGCTCACTCTAACCTGATGTGCTACTTCATGGTGTTTCTTCATCAGATTAAGAATGCTTCGATTTTATCGTTACCACTGCCATTAATGGTGTTTCTCTGGGGAACCCTGACAATACCAAGGCCCTCAAAAACCTTTTGGGTTACTCTGATTGCCTACACCGAG ATCGTCGTGATCATAAAATGTGTATTTCAATTCGCGGTTCTCCCATGGAACAACGATGCCCCCACTAATAAGCCCTTCCTTGCTCAGAGAATAATTGGCATCGAGCGGAAATCAAACTATGCACTTTGGGACTTACTGATACTGCTTATCGTCTTCTTTCACAG ACTGATGCTGAAATCTTTGGGACAATGGAACACTTCAACGCCAAAGGCAAGAAAAGTGATTCCTTCTCATTTGCTGATAGACACAACTCAGTCGCCAATCGTGGGTGATAGAGGACAAGGAGAACAAACTGTAGTCCGAACAGAAGATGTTTTAATTGAAGA CAATAATCAGATACGAAGAGAAAGTTTGAGAAGATCAGGAGATGAAAGAGATCTTTCCTCGTTAGCTGGGGATAATGATAGAACTCTCATTATACGCACAGAAGAAATTGATCcatgtgatgaaaatttaaccaCTGCGATTGGCATGAC tgcCAAAAAGTACGTAGAACCAATGAAGATATATTTCCAGAACATACTGAACGCCAATGGTAAAGAGAAGACCAATGTATATGCGTACATGTTCTTCTgtgatttcttcaattttctcttgATTATCTTTGGATTTTCAGCATTCGGa acTCAACAAGGAGATGGTGGAGTAGCAGCATATCTATCTGAGAACAGAGTTCCGATGCCATTCCTGCTGATGCTGCTACTTCAGTTTGCACTTATTGTAATTGACCGAGCGCTCTTCTTACGGAAATACATTcttggaaaattgattttccagTACTGTCTAGTTGTAGGCATTCACATATGGATGTTCTTCATATTGCCAAGTGTCACTGAGAG ACAATTCAACGAAAAGCTACCACCACAAATTTGGTATATGGTGAAATGTTTCTACCTGTTACTAGCAGCGTATCAACTGCGTCTTGGCTATCCTACTCGCATACTTGGAAACTTTTTATGTAAAAAGTACAGCATCGTCAATTATTGTCTCTTCAAATT ATTTATGATAGTTCCATTTCTTTTTGAATTACGAGCTGTCATGGACTGGATTTGGACTGATACATCAATGACAATCATGGATTGGTTTAAGATGGAAGATATTTTCGCTAGCATCTATCAACTCAAG TGTATGAGGGGTGTCGAAACAGATTTTCCACAACCACGAGGTATCAAGAAGCAGCAAATGAGCAAGTATTTGACTGGTGGGATAGCCCTCTTTCTCATGATTGGCATAATTTGGTTCCCACTACTTCTATTCGCTCTTGGAGGCACTGTTGGAGTGTCGAACATACCCTACGAGGTATCCATGAAACTGCGCATAGGCTCCTACGAACCGATCTATGCCATGTCTGCGCAGAATAGCTCCATAACCACATATAGTGATACAGAATTCACTAAACTCCAGCAACTGTATGCGACTGATCGCAGTGCGGCAACATTCCTTGAGAATTATATTCACTCAGACGTGGCAGCAGTCAAGTTGGGTGCATCATCAAGACGGCTATGGGCAATTTCACCTCCTGATTTGGACAG gctGAAAGCAGAACTTAACTCGTCACTCACAGTCACGATGCACGTTGAGTGGTCTGTGGCCAGGAAAACAGATGTAAAAGATGTTGGCGAAGTAGCGACTACGCTACGCGATATACAGTTACCGGCCACGATTAACGGGCAGCCAAATCGTCTGCGATTGGCTTTGCTGAAGATGCTCACATTGCAAGACCAGACCACAGATGGAAGCAGCGTTTCCTCAGAGATAATCACGTTGTTTAACGCTTTTCCAAAGTTCCTTAAAGTCACCAATAGACTGACTGATGTTGTGCCGCAGCTTATGAATTTTCCGGAAATAG TTCGAGAAGATGAAACCAACACCGACTATTTGTATCGAAATGTAACGTTAATGCTGTCAGGAAACTTCAATTGTTGTGCTCCCCAAAAATGGTGGATAGTCAACGAGGACTGCActgatattatatacacgaaTCGCCTCAAAGAGATTCCAGAAAacgattgtaaaaatatcatgATGCTTCTGTTCAATGACAAAGCATTCCCAAAGGAGCTCAGTTTCATCTCTGGAGTTGG aATCCTTGGCTTGTATACGACAGCCGTCATCCTCGTCAGTCAGATGCTCAGAAGAAACGTGAGCGAAATGGCACCCAAAATAATGTTTGAAGATCTTCCATATGTTGATCGCATACTACGCCTCTGTCTGGATATTTACCTGGTGCGAGAAAGTGGGGAACTATGTCTAGAGGAGGATCTATTCGCAAAGCTAATATTCCTCTACAGATCGCCGGAGACATTAATCAG ATGGACACGTCCTCCAGAGCCTGGGGAACAAGCTGATGACAATGAGGACGGAAATGCAGAGGAACGTGAAGAACATGGCGGTATGCAGGCTGCGTAA